Proteins encoded in a region of the Ptychodera flava strain L36383 chromosome 4, AS_Pfla_20210202, whole genome shotgun sequence genome:
- the LOC139132149 gene encoding uncharacterized protein, translating into MPNSSKEARPLTSILLGSRDTIPIIAVGGDRHLYFGKPSDGQYRYKGPIRGTCCVLDVAVMPDDSLLAVNVDNYLQASLVGASAVGWQDMYVDTCCVASISAASDGTVFGILLGTDRQIFKRKEMSGPWQGPILDSGQILKVELAPAGVFIGIHETFSLMVYSNETKEWSAVRHDRDQVPILDVAVAQNGDYTLLPLEIADTGHFIVAIAHGTLPPNYFKALGPSRPPKKPGTNNNSDVFSTRRNMIRDDDLDATTPIYKHDRLAVRKTPWVSIGFAVAVTVVIVCVFAAMYKIRRSRITTEGDENDQTTIAVPAPSGEDCEL; encoded by the exons ATGCCGAACTCTTCAAAAGAGGCGCGACCATTGACGTCAATACTTTTGGGCTCAAGGGACACAATTCCAATCATTGCGGTTGGCGGGGATCGTCATCTGTACTTTGGGAAACCATCGGATGGTCAATACAGGTACAAGGGTCCAATACGTGGTACGTGTTGCGTTCTGGATGTCGCTGTGATGCCAGATGATTCACTGCTCGCCGTCAATGTTGATAACTACCTTCAGGCATCCCTAGTTGGCGCCTCAGCTGTCGGCTGGCAAGACATGTATGTCGATACATGTTGTGTGGCCAGCATTTCAGCGGCTTCAGATGGAACTGTGTTTGGAATCTTACTGGGCACGGACCGACAGATATTCAAGCGAAAGGAAATGAGTGGCCCATGGCAGGGGCCAATCCTGGACAGTGGTCAAATTTTGAAAGTGGAACTCGCTCCAGCAGGGGTATTTATTGGTATCCATGAAACCTTCAGCTTGATGGTGTACAGTAACGAGACGAAGGAATGGTCAGCTGTCCGCCATGACAGGGACCAAGTACCTATCCTTGACGTCGCTGTAGCCCAGAACGGCGACTATACGCTATTGCCGCTTGAGATAGCTGATACCGGCCATTTTATAGTAGCCATAGCGCATGGGACATTACCACCAAACTATTTCAAAG CCCTTGGTCCCAGTCGCCCTCCGAAGAAACCGGGAACTAACAACAACTCCGATGTGTTTTCTACAAGAAGAAACATGATCCGTGATGATGACCTTGATGCCACTACGCCGATCTACAAACACGATAGATTAGCAG TACGAAAGACGCCATGGGTGAGCATAGGTTTCGCAGTTGCAGTTACAGTGGTGATTGTGTGCGTTTTTGCTGCTATGTACAAGATTCGTCGTTCCCGGATTACAACTGAAGGTGATGAAAATGACCAAACGACCATAGCAGTTCCAGCTCCTTCCGGGGAAGATTGTGAGCTGTGA